The following are encoded together in the Streptomyces rapamycinicus NRRL 5491 genome:
- a CDS encoding RRQRL motif-containing zinc-binding protein has translation MSPAFGKCFDPAGARWGIPTYPWRFAPDDGLATRRQLRARGLRPGGQPIAAQVMRVNRRTGEVRVAYLYRVDRAKPVRPMTSRKWGALALAMLARRTCPRCRLDVGYCIPRSRGMCGLCIATEEQAAA, from the coding sequence ATGTCGCCGGCGTTCGGCAAGTGCTTCGACCCGGCCGGCGCCCGTTGGGGGATCCCGACGTATCCCTGGCGCTTCGCGCCGGATGACGGGTTGGCCACCAGGCGGCAGTTACGGGCCCGCGGCCTGCGCCCGGGCGGACAGCCGATCGCGGCGCAGGTGATGCGGGTCAACCGCCGCACGGGGGAGGTGCGGGTGGCCTACCTCTACCGCGTCGACCGGGCCAAGCCGGTCCGGCCGATGACCTCCCGCAAGTGGGGCGCGCTGGCGCTGGCGATGCTCGCCCGCCGCACCTGCCCCCGCTGCCGGCTGGACGTCGGTTACTGCATACCGCGCTCGCGCGGCATGTGCGGACTGTGCATCGCCACCGAGGAACAGGCCGCGGCCTAA